One Cryptococcus neoformans var. neoformans B-3501A chromosome 10, whole genome shotgun sequence DNA window includes the following coding sequences:
- a CDS encoding hypothetical protein (Match to EST gb|CF184167.1|CF184167) has translation MSYVLSPSTLSPVSHANTPATPSLSPSPSPNTQHLLRPSSSGLLIPTDRTQDVLETKWLGMLGRLRIEREVILKGYALYSLRSWFLSRTHFAHTIVTHTGKPNDQISAYFLVPSPELSESEGDEEIANAIQFLSSETRSQPRRTELGFLLVTSPSAFGQDVNPVPGGDFRVAKSYIVVNTGLRRLGCGGRAVLGLEPPIAALRRKFHDLYRVPVPVHSGPMFVRNSSPSTSPTRRPSISISSHSIHSTHPHVSPPSSIRSPVANGHDINSDPFTYLVIELVKLIQAALALWGMFQDVGEDMHGRLIGPGMEVDGLFCDETKNAISRWRREMGMEHEESLKIEKETSGGCIDPKTLSSLLSSITSIHYQLDALDVERLPKDPFSSIGRTLKTWLSYQENVKSGTDSPFFSVPSIRALSQHYLSDRLHKGDHLRVQRLLTGVAQTASHLSANLKGGGGEETSLRWREHHLRHRLDEQELEDPGMVMIIPDDEIGSIAPPDAITTHLEAYIKCILKSKEKEWDVMGARRIAELWNGSVADSVEGRRKRRGTLTLGMGRSGIREKERSVLRKRTTSRDDTMREEEGDLKGTIKEFSERAGQALRGGMGIMSRKGTAYETSDSETGGPSPGSLRTTLMRKKHGPVPTVIEPPAEDEDHLEPSSVSPSTSTRHFSAQLAPSPFSIPSKPNLLSNTSRTLSRAPSARPPTIIIPSGNESDVWSRVSGYPGKSPGEERSDLDLGQNHVKNNRAGNVGGRGMSNAVSRPASERAIAWRNKGRSTVMLRSSSDGADVALDETGMEWEVQNPHGTGKREEEAVKPVVRRHSFNDLDDYKGARMLSPQHLQIDVEMCSVVLELREKERQLVQKVKDVKALEEAVYTAASQLAQASRARHAHLETLKSQAEILCASLQALKTEEDPEEQLPYDRFHYYLSEETHRAELLDDLGRLKEMWENVRKEGDERRRTVERKDIKKSWWFW, from the exons ATGTCCTACGTGCTGTCTCCATCCACTCTATCCCCGGTTTCTCATGCCAACACTCCTGCGACTCCCAgcctctctccatctccctcaCCAAACACTCAGCACCTCCTGCGTCCCTCCTCTAGTGGCTTGCTAATACCTACTGACAGGACTCAAGATGTTTTAGAAACCAAATGGCTTGGTATGCTAGGAAGGTTGAGAATTGAGCGCGAGGTTATTCTGAAAGGATATGCGCTGTACAGTTTGAGAAGCTG GTTTTTGTCAAGGACACACTTTGCGCATACCATCGTCACACATACCGGGAAGCCCAATGATCAA ATATCGGCCTATTTCCTCGTGCCTTCCCCTGAACTATCAGAGAGTGAGGGCGATGAGGAGATAGCCAACGCCATTCAGTTTCTTTCGTCCGAGACAAGATCACAGCCACGTAGA ACCGAGCTGGGCTTTTTGTTGGTGACCAGTCCTTCCGCTTTCGGACAGGATGT AAACCCTGTTCCAGGAGGCGATTTCAGAGTGGCAAAATCATACATTGTTGTGAACACAGGTTTACGAAGATTGGGATGCGGAGGTCGAGCCGTGCTGGGGCTGGAGCCACCCAT AGCGGCTCTACGGAGAAAGTTTCACGACTTGTACCGCGTTCCTGTCCCCGTCCACTCTGGTCCGATGTTTGTTAGAAATTCCTCCCCGTCGACGTCGCCTACGCGAAGACCATCTATATCTATTTCATCTCACAGCATACATTCTACACACCCTCATGTTTCCCCGCCGTCTTCTATTCGATCACCAGTAGCAAATGGCCATGACATAAATTCGGACCCATTCACATATCTCGTCATCGAACTGGTCAAACTCATTCAAGCGGCTTTAGCACTATGGGGCATGTTCCAAGACGTAGGAGAAGATATGCATGGACGTTTGATCGGGCCTGGGATGGAAGTTGATGGATTATTCTGCGACGAGACGAAGAATGCCATCTCcaggtggagaagggaaatggGGATGGAGCATGAAGAAAGCTTGAAGATTGAG AAGGAGACATCTGGAGGATGTATTGACCCCAAGACGCTATCTTCACTACTGAGCTCAATCACCAGCATTCACTATCAGTTAGATGCTCTAGATGTTGAACGA CTTCCAAAAGATCCCTTCTCAAGTATTGGACGTACTCTCAAAACATGGCTCAGCTACCAAGAAAACGTGAAATCGGGCACGGATTCTCCATTTTTCTCCGTTCCTTCTATCCGAGCTTTGTCTCAACATTATCTTTCTGATCGATTGCACAAGGGAGACCATCTGCGGGTACAACGTCTACTCACAGGTGTGGCCCAGACAGCTAGTCATTTGTCGGCGAATCTGAAAggtggcggtggagaagagacttCGCTTCGTTGGAGGGAACACCACCTTCGTCACCGTCTAGATGAacaagagcttgaagatcCAGGTATGGTAATGATCATCCCTGACGACGAAATTGGCAGCATTGCGCCTCCCGACGCAATAACAACCCATCTTGAAGCTTACATCAAATGCATACTAAAAAGTaaggagaaagagtggGATGTCATGGGCGCAAGGCGTATAGCAGAGCTATGGAATGGGAGTGTTGCAGATAGCGttgaagggagaagaaaacgGCGTGGGACGCTGACACTCGGTATGGGTAGAAGCGGGATccgagaaaaagaaagaagtgTGCTGCGGAAAAGGACAACGAGTCGGGATGATACAatgagagaggaagaaggagactTGAAGGGAACGATCAAAGAGTTTTCTGAACGTGCCGGACAGGCATTGAGGGGAGGTATGGGTATTATGTC gaggaaaggaacgGCCTACGAAACATCAGATTCCGAAACTGGAGGGCCTAGCCCTGGTTCTCTAAGGACGACTTTGATGAGAAAAAAGCATGGGCCTGTACCGACTGTCATCGAACC CCCtgcagaagatgaggatcaCCTCGAACCTTCATCTGTTTCACCATCAACATCCACCCGTCATTTTTCCGCCCAACTtgcaccatctcctttctccattCCCTCCAAGCCTAATTTGCTTTCCAATACCTCTCGAACTCTAAGCCGTGCTCCTAGCGCCCGTCCTCCCACTATCATTATACCTTCTGGTAACGAGTCCGACGTATGGTCTCGTGTCAGTGGCTATCCTGGCAAGAGTCCTGGGGAAGAACGTTCAGATTTGGATCTGGGGCAAAATCATGTAAAAAACAATAGGGCAGGAAATGTCGGTGGTAGAGGGATGAGTAATGCTGTATCTAGACCGGCGTCTGAAAGGGCGATAGCGTGGCGGAACAAAGGGCGATCAACTGTGATGTTGAGGAGCAGTAGTGACGGCGCAGATGTGGCTCTAGATGAGACGGGGATGGAATGGGAAGTGCAAAATCCCCATGGAACAGGAAAacgggaggaggaagcggtCAAACCTGTGGTGAGAAG ACATTCTTTCAATGATCTGGATGATTACAAGGGTGCTCGAATGCTGTCACC ACAACATCTTCAGATAGATGTGGAGATGTGTTCGGTCGTCCTGGAATTACGAGAAAAGGAGCGCCAGCTTGTCCAGAAGGTCAAGGACGTCAAG GCGCTAGAAGAAGCAGTTTACACTGCGGCCTCCCAACTTGCGCAGGCTTCGCGTGCCAGACATGCTCATCTTGAAACTCTGAAATCCCAAGCAGAGATTTTGTGCGCATCCCTTCAAGCCTTGAAAACGGAGGAAGATCCTGAAGAACAGCTACCTTACGATCGCTTCCATTACTATCTAAGTGAGGAAACGCATCGAGCGGAGTTATTGGATGATTTGGGGAGGTTGAAAGAGATGTGGGAGAatgtgaggaaggagggtgatgaaagaaggagaaccGTCGAGAGGAAGGATATCAAGAAGAGCTGGTGGTTCTGGTAG
- a CDS encoding hypothetical protein (Match to EST gb|CF188746.1|CF188746; HMMPfam hit to CHCH, CHCH domain, score: 45.6, E(): 1.3e-10): MSFGRPGFADVFKPSPPARGSFPLDHDGECKAFMISYLKCMKENANDNGKCRLFSKQYLECRMDKGLMARDDMANLGLGDVVDPSALPPASTQTTTAPLSNPPHVPQPPSSEHRI, encoded by the exons ATGTCATTCGGAAGACCAGGCTTTGCAGATGTCTTCAAGCCTAGTCCCCCTGCTCGAGGCTCCTTCCCCTTAGATCATGACG GCGAATGCAAAGCCTTCATGATTTCATATCTCAAATGTATGAAGGAGAATGCCAACGATAATGGTAAATGCAGATTATTCTCCAAACAATATCTTGAATGCAGGATGGACAA AGGCCTTATGGCTCGAGACGACATGGCGAACCTTGGTTTGGGAGATGTTGTGGATCCTTCTGCCCTCCCTCCTGCTTCAACACAAACCACCACTGCTCCCCTTTCCAATCCGCCTCATgtccctcaacctccttcctccgaACATCGCATATAA
- a CDS encoding hypothetical protein (Match to ESTs gb|CF187031.1|CF187031, gb|CF192011.1|CF192011, gb|CF189002.1|CF189002; HMMPfam hit to CH, Calponin homology (CH) domain, score: 375.3, E(): 7.7e-110), whose translation MQAIKLGKKYPDLKQDEIFDLINKFKQIDVDDKGSLDKATVISALQANGEADYDSARETLKNVNIDASGRVELEDWVQLHSLLKAAKSQPLLEHNKGNISVRGTAGTNAQHTINEDERRSFTDHVNTVLAADKDVGHLLPIPTDTMQLFDECRDGLILCKLINDAVPETIDERVLNKPTVKAGKARPLNAFQMTENNNIVITSSKGIGCSVVNIGPQDLIEGREHLILGLIWQIIRRGLLSKIDIKIHPELYRLLEDEETLEEFLRLPPDQILLRWFNYHLKAAGWHRRVENFTKDVSDGENYTILLNQLKPDQCSRSPLQISDLHKRAEEVLQNADRIGCRRFLTPNSLVNGNPKLNLAFVANLFNTWPGLDPLEETEAPPPIEDFDAEGEREARVFTLWLNSLDVEPGVYNLFEDLKDGTVLLQGFDKVIPGSVIWRRVSKPREGQELSRFKAVENTNYSVDLAKANGMHIVGIQGSDIVDGTRTLVLGLVWQLMRLSINQTLASISKDGKGVTDQDIIKWANETVKKGGKTSTMRSFKDPSLSNAVFFLDLLNGVKPGIVDYSLVTQGADEEEKRMNAKLAISIARKMGALIFLVPEDIVDVRPRLILTFVGALWSASLNQ comes from the exons ATGCAGGCCATCAAACTCGGAAAGAAATACCCCGATCTCAAGCAGGATGAAATCTTCGACCTCATCAACAAGTTCAA GCAAATCGATGTGGATGACAAGGGAAGCTTGGACAAGGCCACCGTTATCTCTGCGCTCCAAGCAAACGGCGAGGCGGATTATGACTCT GCTCGAGAGACTCTCAAAAACGTCAACATCGATGCTTCTGGACGAGTCGAGCTGGAAGACTGGGTGCAATTACACTCCTTGTTGAAGGCCGCCAAAAGTCAGCCTCT GCTGGAGCACAACAAAGGTAATATCTCCGTTCGCGGTACAGCCGGTACAAACGCTCAGCACACTATCaacgaggatgaaagacGGTCTTTCACTGATCACGTCAACACT GTCCTTGCTGCTGATAAGGACGTCGGTCACCTTCTCCCTATTCCCACCGACACTATGCAACTGTTTGACGAATGCCGAG ACGGCCTTATCCTCTGTAAACTCATCAATGACGCTGTTCCCGAAACTATCGATGAACGAGTCCTCAACAAGCCCACAGTCAAAGCTGGCAAGGCCCGTCCTCTTAACGCTTTCCAAATGACTGAAAATAACAACATCGTTatcacctcttccaaggGTATCGGATGCTCTGTAGTCAACATTGGTCCCCAGGACCTTATTGAGGGAAGGGAGCACTTGATTTTAGGTCTGATTTGGCAGATCATTAGAAGAGGTTTGCTCAGCAAGATTGACATCAAGATCCACCCCGAGTTGTACAGAttgttggaagatgaagagaccTTGGAGGAGTTCTTGAGGTTACCTCCTGATCAGATCTTGTTGAGATGGTTCAATTACCATCTCAAAGCGGCTGGATGGCATAGACG AGTTGAAAACTTCACTAAAGATGTCTCTGATGGTGAAAACTACActatcctcctcaatcAACTCAAGCCCGACCAGTGCTCCCgatctcctcttcagaTTTCTGATCTCCATAAGCGTGCTGAAGAGGTGCTTCAAAACGCCGATCGAATTGGCTGCCGACGTTTCCTTACTCCTAACTCCCTCGTTAACGGTAACCCCAAGCTCAACTTGGCCTTTGTCGCGAACCTCTTCAACACGTGGCCCGGACTTGATCCTCTTGAGGAGACTGAGGCTCCACCACCTATCGAGGACTTTGATGCAGAAGGTGAAAGGGAAGCAAGGGTGTTCACTCTTTGGCTAAATTCTTTGGATGTCGAACCTGGAGTTTACAACTTGTTCGAAGATCTAAAAGACGGGACCGTCTTGTTGCAAGGATTCGACAAGGTCATTCCTGGTTCCGTTATCTGGCGTCGAGTTTCCAAGCCTCGAGAAGGTCAGGAGCTCTCTCGATTCAAGGCCGTCGAGAATACCAATTACTCTGTTGACCTTGCCAAGGCCAACGGCATGCACATTGTTGGTATCCAGGGTTCAGACATTGTCGATGGTACCCGTACTTTGGTCCTTGGTCTCGTGTGGCAATTGATGAGGTTGAGCATCAACCAAACCCTTGCCAGTATTTCAAAAGACGGTAAGGGTGTAACTGATCAGGACATTATCAAATGGGCCAATGAGACGGTTaagaagggagggaagacTTCCACTATGAGGAGCTTCAAAGACCCCAGTCTCTCCAACgctgttttcttcttggacCTTTTGAATGGCGTCAAGCCGGGCATTGTGGACTATTCTTTGGTCACTCAAGGCgcagacgaggaggagaagaggatgaacg CTAAATTGGCGATTTCTATCGCGCGAAAGATGGGTGCTTTGATTTTCCTTGTGCCAGAAG ATATTGTCGACGTCCGACCTCGACTT ATCCTTACATTCGTTGGTGCCCTTTGGAGCGCCTCTTTAAACCAATAG
- a CDS encoding hypothetical protein (Match to ESTs gb|CF186413.1|CF186413, gb|CF186230.1|CF186230; HMMPfam hit to DUF323, Domain of unknown function (DUF323), score: 58.1, E(): 2.4e-14), giving the protein MTSAIFTLPPTRRTLSGSSDSDTSPWSLRSEIESALKGTDVPIIPGVREEDNEWSFKRSVPTVVLYDETGLRLYDKITAEAPEYYLFNDELNLLKVHGKEIAQCMGFSRSHKNNKGPFHGTEYPPEKRWKPARWGDEAVGKWNHGVNGEEGLGGDWQRGWDIVELGAGALRKTAHLLTALTSSLPDPPSNASTLPPPITYHPLDLSYPELNRVLGEMHEAIGDKLDGKVACVGLHGDYEAGLQFIRDGKLAQMRKSFNNKSESFAEEPFVNSTASSVPQAIPIANQTYQEGSPTLSPLSTHLVTPRDAPSPLPAMYDPRIVHGGSSPSSYSSEPSEEHMPVSKETSHPRSAAREAPVPGIGPGPTQADRPLHFIFLGSSLGNFERPSAAPFLKSLPLRAGDTLLLGLDGRPALGKEGSKKVEVAYNDPAGHTKRFEEHGWDIVKQELGAKGNAEFVGRYNEELGRHEAYFRSKERQTIHLPTYDQDITIEEGELLNIEWSYKYSIKEAMDLFTAADLRVINSWKAPNSEYRLWLLERPSVRFIAPASNDIASDRLSALNMFNSANGGELLKVKGLPKWEEWIALWKLWDHITLDMIPKELLHQKPIDLRHICLFYLGHIPTFLDIHLTRMTTGRHTEPGYFKDIFERGIDPDVDDPTKCHDHSEVPASEEDWPNLTQILDFRDRVRQRLLGIYSDLASGKMPLNRRVGRVLFMGFEHEAMHAETLLYMLAQSPLTRAPTTVKEPQWELLKEQWAAAKAENRVLIVKGGEILMGHDDAEKDDEKCQTGESWADHEFGWDNEHPRVSQQVKTFKIDSLPISNSDYLSFLSSTGALDNLKCETAPASWVNTSQTDTPEWKIRTFYGPVGFDVGGSWPLMASKLELDGFAKWKGGRLPTEAELRKLWESEEGPRVNGAVNNVGVKNWHPVPPTNTYIDNAGNVIHGHNGGVWEWTDTPFDGYEGFLTSQLYPGYSSDFFDGKHFVVLGGSYATIPQIAGRKSFRNWYQSNYKYSFVGGRVAYDA; this is encoded by the exons ATGACTTCCGCAATCTTCACCTTACCTCCTACTAGGCGGACATTGTCAGGATCGTCGGACTCAGATACCTCACCATGGAGCTTACGCTCAGAGATCGAATCCGCTTTGAAAGGAACCGATGTGCCTATTATCCCCGGCGTTCGGGAGGAGGACAACGAATGGTCATTCAAGAGAAGTGTACCTACTGTGGTGCTTTACGATGAGACCGGCCTTCG ACTCTACGACAAGATTACCGCTGAAGCTCCCGAATATTACCTCTTCAATGACGAGTTAAACCTTCTTAAAGTTCATGGCAAAGAGATCGCTCAATGTATGGGGTTCAGTCGCTCACATAAGAACAACAAGGGACCTTTCCATGGCACTGAATATCCCCCTGAAAAAAGATGGAAGCCTGCTCGTTGGGGCGATGAAGCCGTAGGCAAATGGAACCACGGAGTCaacggagaagagggttTGGGCGGGGATTGGCAAAGAGGCTGGGATATTGTTGAGCTCGGTGCTGG TGCTCTTCGCAAGACTGCACACCTTCTCACTGCATtaacttcttctcttcccgaCCCTCCTTCCAACGCATCTACTCTTCCCCCGCCTATCACTTACCATCCTCTTGACCTTTCCTACCCTGAGCTTAATCGTGTTCTCGGCGAGATGCATGAGGCAATTGGCGACAAGCTTGACGGTAAAGTCGCCTGTGTTGGCTTACACGGTGATTATGAAGCTGGTTTGCAGTTCATTCGCGATGGAAAGCTGGCCCAAATGCGCAAATCTTTCAATAACAAGTCGGAAAGCTTTGCTGAAGAGCCGTTCGTCAACTCGACGGCTTCTTCCGTTCCTCAAGCGATCCCGATTGCCAATCAGACTTACCAAGAGGGTAGTCCTACTTTGAGCCCCCTCTCCACTCATTTGGTCACCCCTCGAGATGCACCTTCTCCATTGCCGGCCATGTATGATCCCCGTATCGTTCACGGGGGCTCCAGTCCAAGCAGTTATTCCTCTGAGCCTTCCGAGGAGCACATGCCTGTCTCGAAGGAAACTAGCCATCCCCGAAGTGCTGCTCGAGAGGCTCCTGTTCCTGGCATTGGTCCTGGTCCAACTCAAGCTGACCGTCCTTTGcacttcatcttccttggcTCATCTTTGGGCAACTTTGAACGGCCTTCTGCAGCGCCATTCCTCAAGTCTTTGCCTTTGCGAGCTGGCGATACACTCCTCCTTGGCTTGGACGGTCGTCCGGCGTTGGGTAAAGAGGGGAGCAAGAAGGTTGAAGTTGCATACAATGATCCGGCCGGACATACCAAGAGATTCGAAGAGCATGGATGGGACATCGTTAAACAAGAGTTGGGGGCGAAAGGAAATGCCGAGTTCGTAGGGCGCTATAACGAAGAGCTTG GGAGGCATGAGGCGTACTTCCGGTCAAAGGAGCGCCAGACTATCCACCTTCCTACTTACGATCAGGACATTACTATCGAGGAGGGTGAGCTTCTCAACATAGAATGGTCGTACAAG TACTCTATAAAAGAGGCAATGGACCTCTTTACTGCAGCTGATCTGCGTGTCATCAATTCGTGGAAAGCACCCAACAGTGAATACCGCCTTTGGCTTCTTGAAAGACCTTCAGTTAGATTCATCGCTCCTGCTTCCAACGATATTGCCAGCGACAGGCTTTCTGCATTGAACATGTTCAACAGCGCCAATGGCGGCGAGTTGCTAAAGGTGAAAGGATTACCCAAGTGGGAGGAGTGGATTGCCCTTTGGAAGCTTTGGGATCA CATTACACTTGATATGATCCCCAAAGAGCTCTTGCATCAGAAACCCATTGATTTGAGGCATATCTGTCTCTTTTACCTTGGTCACAT CCCCACTTTTCTTGACATTCATCTCACCCGTATGACCACGGGTCGTCACACTGAGCCAGGGTATTTCAAGGACATCTTTGAGCGAGGAATTGATCCCGACGTTGACGATCCTACGAAATGTCAT GACCACTCTGAGGTACCCGCCTCTGAAGAGGATTGGCCCAATTTGACTCAAATCCTCGACTTCCGAGATCGCGTTCGTCAACGACTTCTGGGCATCTATTCTGATTTGGCCTCTGGCAAGATGCCGCTCAACAGGCGGGTAGGACGAGTTCTGTTCATGGGCTTTGAGCATGAAGCTATGCACGCGGAGACACTGCTCTATATGCTCGCTCAGAGCCCCCTCACTAGGGCTCCCACTACCGTAAAGGAGCCGCAATGGGAGTTGTTAAAGGAACAATGGGCTGCGGCTAAGGCTGAGAATAGGGTGCTCATTGTAAAAGGTGGTGAAATCTTGATGGGccatgatgatgctgaaaaggatgatgaaaaatGCCAGACTGGCGAATCTTGGGCAGACCACGAGTTTGGATGGGACAATGAACATCCTCGCGTCAGTCAGCAGGTCAAGACATTCAAGATCGACTCTCTTCCCATTAGCAACAGCGATtatctttctttcctttcatccACTGGCGCCCTAGACAACCTGAAATGCGAGACAGCCCCGGCTTCTTGGGTCAACACAAGTCAGACCGACACTCCTGAATGGAAGATCCGCACATTTTACGGCCCAGTTGGTTTCGATGTGGGTGGCAGTTGGCCCTTGATGGCTAGCAAGCTTGAGTTAGACGGCTTTGCAAAATGGAAGGGTGGGAGGTTGCCGACCGAGGCTGAGTTGAGAAAGCTGTGGGAAAGTGAAGAGGGACCAAGAGTGAATGGGGCAGTGAATAACGTTGGAGTCAAGAACTGGCATCCTGTACC CCCTACCAACACATACATCGACAACGCCGGAAATGTCATCCATGGACACAATGGCGGTGTGTGGGAATGGACCGACACGCCTTTCGATGGGTATGAAGGGTTCCTCACTTCACAGCTCTACCCAGGTTACTCTTCCGATTTTTTTGATGGGAAGCACTTCGTTGTG CTTGGTGGTTCTTACGCCACTATCCCCCAAATCGCTGGACGCAAGAGCTTCCGAAATTGGTATCAGTCCAACTACAAGTACTCCTTTGTAGGAGGCCGAGTAGCCTATGACGCCTAG
- a CDS encoding hypothetical protein (HMMPfam hit to Peptidase_M36, Fungalysin metallopeptidase (M36), score: 441.4, E(): 9.8e-130) translates to MRSSALIALLPLLATLVTARPHHHEHKHSASRTRKSLSFGPAHSHASFEVLDDAVHAIEPRGLIGEPIDVNRVAQTFLGSQLGAQEGEGFYIREDSYTDARTGVTHIFARQLLNGLEVSDGDINLNIDRDGRIISWGNSFHPGSAPSLSDIHSSSSGETEKVCATLHQQLDEHKAHLAELKGETGVWGLVKSAAQVVLGSSLPQGEVDHHEIKKVHKSMRHIENHLHAVCRQSAASTQSMLSPVEALVSLLPRLSPIDDLEDISPLDLTCTPHHTLKPKPAFAEPPTEVISGAALSKAGVVSDVSARLMYTQVSEGAPRLVWKYEVEMKDSWYEAYVDVLSGELIRVVDWASDFDIDELREKIEMMKGGKQKPLPSPPKTIKPYSYQVFPWGINDPVSGNLSVVTEPWDTVASPLGWHTFPTSANPWDVTIPGQTTNHNYTVFNTTVGNNAYAHENWEGRNNFLLNSRPINDSHIFVYDYGEPEGLAPKEYVDMVVTQLFYTANMYHDLLYRLGFDEISGNFQAYNFRLGGKGGDPVVCNAQDGSGYNNANFLTPPDGQAPRMRMYIWDTATPYRDGDLEAGIVIHEYSHGLSTRLTGGPANSGCLGYGEAGGMGEGWGDAIATLVRQVEEHKNFENGTDVFSMGAWAANTDRGIRNYKYSTNFTINPSTYKTLDKPGYWGVHAIGEVWAEFLFVLSQRLVEKYGFGTTLFPPTDTSKPNDYYTRTSEESIDAGGRSLPLVPKHGNTLAIQLIVDAMKLQPCRPSFFDARNAIIQADQILTGGENACLIWEAFAERGLGEDAAVVGQTPWGGGVRSDGFRVPKKVCGSKKA, encoded by the exons ATGCGCTCCTCCGCGCTCATCgcgcttcttcctctccttgccACTCTGGTTACTGCTCgtccccatcatcatgagCACAAGCACAGTGCATCTAGAACTCGCAAGTCATTATCCTTTGGACCTGCTCATTCTCATGCCTCCTTCGAGGTTCTTGATGATGCTGTTCATGCCATCGAGCCACGTGGCCTCATAGGCGAGCCTATCGATGTCAACCGAGTGGCTCAAACCTTCCTCGGATCTCAGCTGGGTGCCCAGGAGGGCGAAGGATTCTACATCCGAGAAGAC AGCTATACCGATGCCCGAACCGGCGTGACCCATATCTTCGCTCGTCAACTCCTCAATGGTCTTGAAGTGTCTGATGGCGATATCAACCTCAACATTGACCGTGATGGTCGAATCATATCTTGGGGTAATTCTTTCCACCCAGGATCAGCCCCTAGCCTTTCCGAcatccattcttcctcttcaggAGAAACTGAAAAGGTCTGCGCGACCCTTCACCAACAGCTTGACGAGCACAAGGCCCATTTGGCTGAGCTGAAGGGTGAGACCGGCGTCTGGGGACTTGTTAAGTCAGCCGCACAAGTTGTCCTTGGTTCTTCCTTGCCTCAGGGTGAGGTTGACCACCACGAGATCAAGAAGGTTCACAAGTCCATGAGACACATTGAAAACCACTTGCATGCCGTGTGTCGCCAGTCCGCTGCCAGCACCCAGTCTATGCTCTCACCGGTGGAAGCCCTtgtttctcttcttccccgtcTCTCTCCCATTGATGATCTCGAGGACATTTCACCTTTAGACCTAACCTGTACACCCCACCACACTCTCAAGCCCAAGCCCGCCTTTGCTGAACCTCCTACAGAGGTCATTTCTGGCGCCGCTCTTTCCAAGGCTGGCGTTGTATCTGATGTCTCTGCTCGTCTCATGTACACACAGGTCTCTGAGGGTGCTCCTCGCCTTGTCTGGAAATATGAGGTTGAGATGAAGGACAGTTGGTACGAGGCTTATGTGGATGTCCTCTCTGGCGAGCTCATTCGAGTGGTAGACTGGGCGAGTGACTTTGACATTGATGAACTCAGGGAGAAAattgagatgatgaagggcGGCAAGCAGAAGCCTTTGCCCTCTCCTCCGAAGACGATTAAGCCCTATTCTTACCAAGTCTTCCCTTGGG GTATCAATGACCCTGTTTCCGGCAACTTGTCTGTGGTGACAGAGCCTTGGGACACAGTTGCCTCTCCTCTTGGGTGGCACACGTTCCCTACCTCCGCTAACCCCTGGGACGTCACTATTCCTGGTCAGACTACGAATCACAACTACACCGTTTTCAATACTACCGTTGGTAACAACGCTTATGCTCACGAAAACTGGGAAGGCCGCAATAACTTCTTGCTCAACTCCCGACCTATCAATGACTCTCACATTTTTGTGTACGACTATGGGGAGCCGGAAGGCCTCGCTCCGAAGGAGTATGTCGACATGGTTGTCACTCAGCTCTTCTACACAGCGAATATGTACCACGATCTTCTCTACCGTCTCGGTTTCGATGAGATCTCCGGTAACTTCCAGGCTTACAACTTCAGGCTCGGTGGCAAGGGTGGCGACCCTGTCGTCTGTAATGCTCAGGACGGAAGCGGTTACAACAATGCCAACTTTTTGACTCCTCCGGATGGTCAGGCTCCTaggatgaggatgtacATTTGGGACACTGCTACTCCTTATCGAGATGGTGACCTCGAGGCTGGTATTGTCATTCACGAGTACAG CCACGGTCTCTCAACTCGTTTGACTGGTGGCCCAGCCAACTCTGGATGTCTCGGCTACGGTGAAGCCGGCGGAATGGGCGAGGGATGGGGTGATGCTATTGCTACCCTTGTCAGACAGGTTGAGGAGCATAAGAACTTCGA GAACGGCACCGACGTTTTCTCTATGGGCGCCTGGGCTGCCAACACTGACCGAGGTATTAGAAACTACAAGTACTCTACCAATTTTACGATTAATCCCTCTACGTACAAGACCTTAGACAAGCCTG GTTACTGGGGTGTTCACGCCATTGGTGAGGTATGGGCCGagttcctcttcgtcttgtCTCAGCGTCTCGTTGAAAAGTACGGTTTTGGCACCactcttttccctcctACCGATACTTCGAAGCCCAACGACTACTACACCAGGACTTCCGAAGAGTCGATTGATGCGGGTGGTCgatcccttcctcttgtcCCGAAACACGGTAATACCCTTGCCATTCAGCTCATCGTTGACGCCATGAAGCTTCAGCCCTGTAGGCCATCGTTCTTCGATGCCCGTAATGCAATCATACAGGCCGACCAAATCTTGACTGGCGGTGAGAATGCCTGTTTGATCTGGGAGGCCTTTGCCGAACGTGGTTTGGGTGAGGATGCGGCTGTTGTTGGCCAGACTCCCTGGGGTGGTGGTGTTAGGAGCGACGGTTTCAGGGTCCCCAAGAAGGTCTGCGGGTCCAAAAAGGCTTGA